The Lemur catta isolate mLemCat1 chromosome 8, mLemCat1.pri, whole genome shotgun sequence genome has a segment encoding these proteins:
- the TMEM169 gene encoding transmembrane protein 169, whose protein sequence is MEEPAPVEGQTQLSSPHQGSLRKAVAAALALDGESTMGRRKKKKKESRPESIIVYRSDNEKTDEEPEELEGGEQPKEEEGDDFLDYPVDDGVWNMPFDSRYVTLTGTITRGKKKGQMVDIHVTLTEKELQELTRPKELSREATSEGREACQVGADRGPHVVLWTLVCLPVVFVLSFVVSFYYGTITWYNIFLVYNEERTFWHKISCCPCLILFYPVLIMAVASALGLYAAVVQLSWSWGAWWQAARDMEKGFCGWLCSKLGLEDCSPYSIVELLESDNISATLSNKDPTQEVETSTV, encoded by the exons ATGGAAGAGCCAGCACCAGTGGAAGGCCAGACCCAGCTCTCAAGCCCCCACCAGGGCTCACTGAGGAAGGCTGTGGCTGCTGCCTTGGCCCTGGATGGGGAATCCACAATGGGTcgcaggaaaaagaagaagaaagaatcccgCCCAGAATCCATCATCGTCTACCGCTCAGACAACGAGAAAACGGATGAGGAGCCTGAGGAGTTGGAAGGTGGAGAGCAGCctaaagaggaggagggagacgaTTTCCTAGACTATCCTGTGGATGATG GTGTGTGGAACATGCCTTTCGACAGCCGCTATGTGACATTAACTGGGACCATCACACGTGGGAAGAAAAAGGGTCAGATGGTGGACATCCATGTCACATTGACAGAGAAGGAGCTGCAGGAACTGACCAGGCCTAAAGAGTTGTCAAGGGAAGCAACATCAGAAGGAAGAGAGGCCTGCCAAGTGGGAGCTGATCGTGGGCCTCATGTGGTCCTCTGGACGCTGGTCTGCCTGCCCGTGGTCTTTGTCCTCTCTTTTGTTGTCTCTTTCTACTATGGCACTATCACCTGGTACAACATCTTTCTTGTGTACAACGAGGAGAGGACCTTCTGGCACAAGATCTCATGTTGCCCCTGCCTCATTCTCTTCTATCCAGTGCTCATCATGGCTGtggcctctgccctgggcctctATGCCGCTGTGGTCCAGCTCTCGTGGTCCTGGGGAGCATGGTGGCAAGCTGCCCGGGACATGGAGAAGGGCTTCTGTGGCTGGCTCTGCAGcaagctggggctggaggactGTTCCCCCTACAGCATTGTGGAGCTGCTTGAATCCGACAATATCTCAGCCACTCTCTCCAACAAGGACCCCACCCAGGAAGTAGAAACCTCCACTGTCTAA